In Streptomyces sp. NBC_01408, one DNA window encodes the following:
- a CDS encoding NAD(P)-dependent oxidoreductase, with amino-acid sequence MSVTSPSLPRVAVLGATGFIGRRLCATLDERGHGLLAIARKQPAEALPGEFAAFDLTVDAPAALAELFTQHRIDVVVNAAGGMWGLTDEQMVPANLGMVSRLLETLRSMAEPPRLVQIGTVHEYGLFPVGETYTEDSPARPSTVYGQLKLQATELIAEAVRDQGLDAVVLRLGNVVGAGQPSHSLLGVMAGKLADARAAGTVAELSLMPLTAQREFLHLQDGVDAMVAALAPAGPCPPVLNLGLGRASSARELVELLIEESGVPTRITEVPAPDGGGPETEWHQLDISATERALDWKPVRSLRDAVAELWTAAAAARD; translated from the coding sequence ATGTCCGTCACCAGCCCCTCCCTGCCCCGTGTGGCCGTCCTCGGTGCCACCGGGTTCATCGGCCGCAGGCTGTGCGCCACGCTCGACGAGCGCGGACACGGGCTGCTCGCCATTGCCCGCAAGCAGCCCGCCGAGGCGCTGCCCGGCGAGTTCGCGGCCTTCGACCTGACCGTCGACGCGCCGGCCGCGCTGGCGGAGCTGTTCACGCAGCACCGCATCGACGTGGTGGTCAACGCGGCCGGCGGCATGTGGGGCCTGACGGACGAGCAGATGGTCCCCGCCAACCTCGGCATGGTCAGCCGTCTGCTGGAGACCCTGCGGTCCATGGCGGAGCCGCCGCGGCTGGTGCAGATCGGCACCGTGCACGAGTACGGCCTCTTCCCGGTCGGCGAGACGTACACCGAGGACTCCCCCGCCCGGCCGTCGACGGTCTACGGGCAGCTGAAGCTCCAGGCCACCGAGCTGATCGCCGAGGCCGTCCGCGACCAGGGCCTGGACGCCGTCGTCCTGCGCCTGGGCAACGTCGTCGGCGCCGGACAGCCCTCCCACAGCCTGCTCGGCGTCATGGCCGGCAAGCTGGCCGACGCGCGGGCCGCGGGCACCGTCGCCGAGCTGTCGCTGATGCCGCTGACGGCGCAGCGCGAGTTCCTCCACCTCCAGGACGGGGTCGACGCCATGGTCGCCGCCCTCGCCCCGGCCGGGCCCTGCCCGCCGGTCCTCAACCTCGGCCTCGGCCGGGCGAGCTCCGCCCGCGAGCTGGTCGAGCTGCTGATCGAGGAGAGCGGGGTCCCCACGCGGATCACCGAGGTCCCCGCCCCGGACGGCGGCGGCCCGGAGACCGAGTGGCACCAGCTCGACATCAGCGCCACCGAGCGCGCGCTGGACTGGAAGCCGGTCCGCAGCCTGCGCGACGCGGTCGCCGAACTGTGGACGGCCGCCGCCGCGGCCCGCGACTGA
- a CDS encoding acyltransferase — protein sequence MSRRAPVLPGRRGTLDELYSSRANSFGVLRLVLASSVVLSHVWPLGWGPLDPLWRWSGQQTDVGKMAVIGFFVLSGFMITGSGARSTSGRYAWHRALRILPGLWGSLLISSLLILPALYYWLHGSVNGYWNHPEGPLSYLKGMWNTSISTHWDISGVVAEGKARGTNFDQSVNGALWSLKYEIFCYIMVGVLAAGGVLRRARKFVPLLAGALGLLILRDWITAPSLRGIPGDMSAAVQVPFLGSMSVHFIVHLCFVFLIGASFQLYRDRLPISDGLAVLCALVLGGTLAFGGVFVFGYPAFAYLLLWLAVRLPRPFQKVGRKRDYSYGIYIYGFTVEQALALMGYAKYGKPVFLLLALAGTVALAALSWHLVESPAMKLKNWTPWFVRKLRRDPAVPAQQPGTPAAVPAADGTKPEQSSTVSA from the coding sequence ATGTCACGCAGAGCACCTGTCCTGCCCGGCCGTCGCGGAACCCTCGACGAGCTGTACTCCTCGCGGGCCAACAGCTTCGGCGTGCTGAGACTGGTCCTCGCCTCCTCGGTCGTGCTCTCGCACGTGTGGCCGCTCGGCTGGGGTCCCCTGGACCCGCTGTGGCGCTGGAGCGGCCAGCAGACCGACGTCGGGAAGATGGCCGTGATCGGCTTCTTCGTACTGTCCGGCTTCATGATCACGGGCAGTGGGGCCCGGTCCACCTCCGGCCGCTACGCCTGGCACCGCGCGCTGCGCATCCTGCCGGGCCTGTGGGGCTCGCTGCTGATCTCCTCGCTGCTGATCCTCCCCGCGCTCTACTACTGGCTGCACGGCTCGGTGAACGGCTACTGGAACCACCCCGAGGGGCCCCTCAGCTACCTCAAGGGCATGTGGAACACCTCCATCAGCACCCACTGGGACATATCCGGGGTGGTGGCCGAAGGAAAGGCCCGCGGGACCAACTTCGACCAGAGCGTCAACGGCGCCCTGTGGTCGCTGAAGTACGAGATCTTCTGCTACATCATGGTCGGCGTGCTGGCCGCCGGCGGAGTCCTGCGCCGGGCCCGCAAGTTCGTCCCGCTGCTGGCCGGCGCCCTGGGCCTGCTGATCCTGCGCGACTGGATCACCGCCCCCTCCCTGCGCGGCATCCCCGGTGACATGTCGGCCGCGGTGCAAGTGCCGTTCCTGGGCAGCATGTCGGTGCACTTCATCGTCCACCTGTGCTTCGTGTTCCTGATCGGGGCCAGCTTCCAGCTGTACCGCGACCGGCTGCCGATCAGCGACGGCCTGGCCGTGCTCTGCGCCCTGGTCCTCGGCGGCACGCTGGCCTTCGGCGGCGTCTTCGTCTTCGGCTACCCCGCCTTCGCGTACCTGCTGCTGTGGCTCGCGGTGCGGCTGCCGCGTCCCTTCCAGAAGGTCGGGCGCAAGCGCGACTACTCGTACGGCATCTACATCTACGGCTTCACCGTCGAGCAGGCGCTGGCCCTGATGGGCTACGCGAAGTACGGCAAGCCCGTCTTCCTGCTGCTGGCGCTGGCCGGGACGGTGGCCCTGGCGGCCCTGTCCTGGCACCTGGTCGAGTCGCCCGCGATGAAGCTGAAGAACTGGACGCCCTGGTTCGTACGGAAGCTGCGGCGCGACCCGGCCGTCCCGGCGCAGCAGCCCGGCACGCCGGCAGCCGTCCCGGCGGCGGACGGGACGAAGCCGGAGCAGTCCTCCACGGTGTCCGCCTGA
- a CDS encoding DUF3027 domain-containing protein — protein MSAATTRSRTPRTPDRLCVEAVELARAAAEEAAFPGVVGEHASVVAEGDRVVTHYFECKEPGYRGWRWAVTVTRASRAKNVTLDETVLLPGDDALLAPEWVPWSERLRPGDMGPGDLLPTDAEDLRLEPGWSGEDTPPPNSVVSAEMAELVEAEDADVTDRTVVPVRGSITSVAEELGMRRARVLSRYGLHTAADRWDDSFGAKTPMAQAAPASCVSCGFLVAIGGSLGQAFGVCANEFSPADGRLVSLSYGCGGHSEAAVMPAPLRPAPPVLDSMASDEFPLRPAPDMGSVPVTDLPPPDLGHS, from the coding sequence GTGAGTGCTGCGACGACGCGAAGCCGTACCCCGCGTACCCCCGACCGCCTGTGCGTCGAGGCGGTAGAACTCGCCCGTGCGGCGGCCGAGGAGGCCGCCTTCCCCGGCGTGGTGGGCGAGCACGCCTCCGTCGTGGCGGAGGGTGACCGGGTCGTCACCCACTACTTCGAGTGCAAGGAACCCGGCTACCGGGGCTGGCGCTGGGCCGTCACCGTGACCCGCGCCTCCCGCGCGAAGAACGTCACCCTCGACGAGACGGTGCTCCTGCCCGGCGACGACGCCCTGCTGGCGCCCGAGTGGGTGCCGTGGAGCGAGCGGCTGCGCCCCGGCGACATGGGCCCGGGCGACCTGCTGCCCACCGACGCCGAGGACCTGCGGCTGGAGCCGGGCTGGTCGGGCGAGGACACCCCGCCGCCGAACTCCGTGGTCTCCGCCGAGATGGCCGAACTGGTCGAGGCGGAGGACGCCGACGTCACCGACCGCACCGTGGTCCCGGTGCGCGGCTCCATCACCTCCGTCGCCGAGGAGCTCGGCATGCGGCGCGCCCGCGTGCTGTCGCGGTACGGGCTGCACACCGCGGCCGACCGCTGGGACGATTCCTTCGGCGCGAAGACCCCCATGGCGCAGGCGGCTCCCGCCTCGTGCGTGTCCTGCGGTTTCCTCGTCGCCATCGGCGGCTCGCTCGGCCAGGCCTTCGGTGTCTGCGCCAACGAGTTCAGCCCGGCGGACGGCCGGCTGGTGTCCCTGTCCTACGGCTGCGGCGGCCACTCCGAAGCCGCGGTCATGCCGGCGCCGCTGCGGCCCGCGCCGCCGGTGCTCGACTCCATGGCCTCGGACGAGTTCCCGCTGCGCCCGGCCCCGGACATGGGCTCGGTGCCGGTCACGGACCTGCCGCCGCCGGACCTCGGCCACTCCTAG
- a CDS encoding MFS transporter codes for MAPARSSGDGSGPARRAGRAFGRALHLPITGTARGIRRATHAHGAGESGLGKLIELHAINGAGDMMITVALASTVFFSVPTDEARGRVALYLAITMAPFTLLAPVIGPLLDRLPHGRRASMAAAMLTRALLAVMMSGAVATGGLELYPAALGVLVASKAYGVVRSAVVPRLLPPNFSLVKANSRVTLAGLLATGAAAPVGAGLHAIGPQWPLYGACVVFLCGTFAAFTLPHKVDEAKGERRARLSTHEAHSKRPGLRTVSRSVLCGLLANASMRALSGFLIFFLAFLLREHPLAGQSAAVSLGIVAVSAGVGNACGTAVGAWLRARAPEAIIAAVLSVTLGVAVLAAVLFSGLFMAVLAATAGFCQALAKLSLDAMIQRDVPESVRTSAFARSETVLQVAWVLGGAIGIALPLNGVLGMCVAATLVAAGTTMAIRGLLAAPRHHPGTTRPRVA; via the coding sequence GTGGCACCCGCACGGTCGTCCGGTGACGGCTCGGGACCGGCCAGGCGGGCCGGCCGGGCCTTCGGGCGTGCCCTGCACCTGCCCATCACCGGGACGGCGCGCGGGATCCGGCGGGCCACTCACGCCCACGGCGCCGGTGAATCGGGCCTCGGCAAACTGATCGAGCTGCACGCCATCAACGGCGCCGGCGACATGATGATCACCGTGGCGCTGGCCTCGACGGTCTTCTTTTCCGTCCCCACGGACGAGGCACGCGGCCGGGTCGCGCTGTACCTGGCGATCACGATGGCCCCCTTCACCCTGCTGGCCCCGGTCATCGGGCCGCTGCTGGACCGGCTGCCGCACGGACGGCGGGCCTCGATGGCGGCCGCCATGCTGACCCGGGCGCTGCTGGCGGTGATGATGTCGGGCGCGGTGGCGACGGGCGGACTGGAGCTGTATCCGGCCGCGCTCGGCGTGCTGGTCGCGTCCAAGGCGTACGGGGTGGTCCGCAGCGCGGTGGTGCCCCGCCTGCTGCCGCCGAACTTCTCACTCGTCAAGGCGAACTCCCGGGTCACGCTGGCCGGTCTGCTCGCCACGGGCGCCGCGGCGCCGGTCGGGGCCGGCCTGCACGCGATCGGCCCCCAGTGGCCCCTGTACGGGGCCTGCGTGGTCTTCCTCTGCGGCACCTTCGCCGCCTTCACGCTGCCGCACAAGGTGGACGAGGCCAAGGGCGAGCGCCGGGCCCGGCTCTCCACCCACGAGGCGCACTCGAAACGGCCGGGGCTGCGCACGGTCAGCCGCTCGGTGCTGTGCGGTCTGCTGGCGAACGCCTCGATGCGCGCCCTGTCCGGGTTCCTGATCTTCTTCCTGGCGTTCCTGCTGCGCGAGCACCCCCTGGCCGGGCAGAGCGCGGCGGTGTCGCTGGGCATCGTGGCCGTCTCGGCGGGCGTCGGCAACGCGTGCGGCACCGCGGTGGGCGCGTGGCTGCGGGCGCGGGCCCCGGAGGCCATCATCGCGGCGGTGCTGTCCGTGACCCTCGGCGTCGCGGTCCTGGCGGCGGTCCTGTTCAGCGGCCTGTTCATGGCCGTGCTGGCGGCCACGGCGGGCTTCTGCCAGGCGCTGGCGAAGCTCTCGCTGGACGCGATGATCCAGCGGGACGTCCCGGAGTCCGTGCGCACCTCCGCCTTCGCCCGTTCGGAGACGGTGCTCCAGGTGGCCTGGGTCCTGGGCGGCGCGATCGGCATCGCCCTGCCGCTGAACGGCGTCCTCGGCATGTGCGTCGCCGCGACGCTGGTTGCGGCGGGCACGACCATGGCCATCCGCGGCCTTCTCGCGGCCCCGCGCCATCACCCGGGCACGACCCGCCCGCGCGTGGCGTAA
- a CDS encoding DUF2771 domain-containing protein, protein MTAPLFSGRARRSVAALGAVSAGLLLLSACGDKPTPLATVTVGTSAVSAESACHDGTELSTDKVQECLTNLKAAKSIEYARGDTLRLGVDPEVVEDGKKWQAVLDGQPITEPSSNTYRSFPGADVFATGGQGEAPSSKKLAIVQVAEDGKPLAVWSFNLKLK, encoded by the coding sequence ATGACCGCACCGCTTTTCTCGGGTAGGGCCCGCCGCAGCGTCGCGGCCCTCGGAGCCGTTTCCGCCGGCCTCCTCCTCCTCTCCGCATGCGGCGACAAGCCGACACCGCTGGCGACCGTCACGGTCGGCACCTCGGCGGTGTCCGCAGAGTCCGCCTGCCACGACGGCACGGAGCTCTCCACGGACAAGGTCCAGGAGTGCCTCACGAACCTGAAGGCCGCCAAGTCCATCGAGTACGCCCGCGGCGACACCCTGCGGCTCGGCGTCGATCCGGAGGTCGTCGAGGACGGCAAGAAGTGGCAGGCGGTCCTGGACGGACAGCCCATCACCGAGCCCTCCTCCAACACCTACCGCAGCTTCCCCGGCGCCGACGTCTTCGCGACCGGCGGCCAGGGCGAGGCGCCCAGCTCGAAGAAGCTGGCCATCGTCCAGGTGGCCGAGGACGGCAAGCCCCTCGCCGTCTGGTCCTTCAACCTCAAGCTCAAGTAA
- a CDS encoding futalosine hydrolase, with amino-acid sequence MRVLVVTAVAAEADSVVASLTPHPDTPGPEPRTLPGGYLITRRDLPGVAFDVVVAGVGPAAAAAGTATALALADYSLVVSAGIGGGFAPAAPVGSLVVADAIVAADLGAETPEGFLDVQALGFGRSVHLPPAELAARAAEATGALLAPVLTVSTVTGTADRAAGLAARHPLAGAEAMEGFGVAEAAAAHGLPVLEVRAVSNAVGPRDRAAWRIGDALAALADGLRVLGPVLANWGERHEHR; translated from the coding sequence GTGCGCGTGCTCGTCGTGACCGCGGTGGCGGCGGAGGCAGACTCCGTCGTCGCCAGTCTGACCCCTCATCCGGACACTCCCGGTCCTGAGCCGCGCACCCTTCCCGGCGGGTACCTCATCACCCGCCGGGACCTTCCGGGCGTCGCTTTCGACGTGGTCGTCGCGGGCGTCGGACCGGCGGCGGCCGCCGCCGGCACCGCCACCGCCCTGGCCCTCGCCGACTACTCGCTCGTCGTCTCCGCGGGCATCGGCGGCGGTTTCGCCCCCGCCGCGCCCGTGGGCTCCCTCGTGGTCGCCGACGCGATCGTCGCCGCCGACCTGGGGGCCGAGACCCCCGAGGGCTTCCTCGACGTACAGGCCCTCGGCTTCGGGCGCAGCGTGCACCTGCCGCCCGCCGAACTCGCCGCCCGCGCCGCCGAGGCGACCGGCGCGCTGCTCGCGCCCGTCCTGACCGTCTCCACCGTCACCGGGACCGCCGACCGGGCCGCCGGGCTCGCCGCCCGGCATCCGCTGGCCGGCGCCGAGGCCATGGAGGGGTTCGGGGTCGCGGAGGCGGCGGCCGCGCACGGGCTGCCGGTGCTGGAGGTCCGGGCCGTGTCCAATGCCGTGGGTCCGCGCGACCGTGCCGCCTGGCGGATCGGGGACGCGCTCGCCGCCCTCGCCGACGGCTTGCGCGTACTGGGACCCGTACTCGCGAACTGGGGAGAACGCCATGAGCACCGGTGA
- a CDS encoding 1,4-dihydroxy-6-naphthoate synthase, whose product MSTGDREPLGIAYSPCPNDTFVFDAWAHGRIPGAPALDVTFADIDVTNGMAERGELDVLKVSYAVLPWVLEEYALLPCGGALGRGCGPLVLTREPGLELAGKTVAVPSERSTAYLLFRLWAADVLPEGVGKVVVLPFNEIMPAVRDGRVDAGLVIHEARFTYRDYGLHCLADMGEHWESTTGLPIPLGAIIAKRALGAERLHALAEAARTSVRMAWADPQASRPYVRAHAQELDPAVADQHIGLYVNEFTADLGDAGYAAVRGLLTRAAAEGLVPALAPGALDFP is encoded by the coding sequence ATGAGCACCGGTGACCGTGAACCGCTGGGCATCGCCTATTCGCCGTGCCCGAACGACACCTTCGTCTTCGACGCCTGGGCGCACGGCCGCATCCCCGGCGCGCCCGCCCTGGACGTCACCTTCGCCGACATCGACGTCACCAACGGCATGGCCGAGCGCGGCGAGCTGGACGTGCTGAAGGTCTCGTACGCCGTGCTGCCCTGGGTGCTGGAGGAGTACGCGCTGCTGCCCTGCGGCGGGGCGCTGGGGCGCGGCTGCGGCCCGTTGGTCCTCACCCGTGAGCCCGGCCTGGAGCTGGCCGGGAAGACGGTCGCCGTGCCGAGCGAACGGTCCACCGCCTACCTGCTGTTCCGGCTGTGGGCGGCCGACGTGCTGCCCGAGGGCGTCGGCAAGGTGGTCGTGCTGCCGTTCAACGAGATCATGCCGGCGGTCCGCGACGGCCGGGTGGACGCCGGACTGGTCATCCACGAGGCCCGGTTCACGTACCGGGACTACGGACTGCACTGCCTGGCCGACATGGGCGAGCACTGGGAATCCACGACGGGTCTGCCGATCCCGCTCGGCGCGATCATCGCCAAGCGGGCGCTGGGCGCGGAGCGGCTGCACGCGCTGGCCGAGGCGGCCCGTACGTCGGTACGGATGGCCTGGGCGGACCCGCAGGCCTCCCGCCCGTACGTGCGCGCCCACGCCCAGGAGCTGGACCCGGCGGTCGCCGACCAGCACATCGGGCTCTACGTCAACGAGTTCACCGCGGACCTCGGCGACGCCGGATACGCGGCGGTGCGGGGGCTGCTGACCCGGGCCGCGGCCGAGGGCCTGGTGCCCGCCCTGGCGCCGGGGGCGCTGGACTTCCCCTGA
- a CDS encoding cold-shock protein translates to MPTGKVKWFNSEKGFGFLSRDDGGDVFVHSSVLPSGVESLKPGQRVEFGVVAGQRGDQALSVTVLDPAPSVAAAQRRKPDDLASIVQDLTTLLENITPMLERGRYPDKVHGAKIAGLLRAVADQLDV, encoded by the coding sequence TTGCCTACCGGCAAGGTCAAGTGGTTCAACAGCGAGAAGGGCTTCGGCTTCCTCTCCCGTGACGACGGCGGCGACGTCTTCGTCCACTCGTCGGTGCTTCCCAGCGGCGTCGAGTCCCTCAAGCCCGGTCAGCGCGTCGAGTTCGGTGTCGTCGCAGGCCAGCGAGGGGACCAGGCACTGTCGGTGACGGTGCTCGACCCGGCGCCGTCCGTCGCGGCCGCGCAGCGCCGCAAGCCCGACGACCTCGCCTCGATCGTGCAGGACCTGACGACCCTGCTGGAGAACATCACCCCGATGCTGGAGCGCGGCCGGTACCCCGACAAGGTGCACGGCGCGAAGATCGCCGGCCTGCTGCGCGCGGTGGCCGACCAGCTCGACGTCTGA
- a CDS encoding HAD family hydrolase, protein MAGMNLTVGFDLDMTLIDSRPGIKAAYLALSAETGTYIDADEAVTRLGPPLDQELAYWFPEAEIPAMADRYREIYPTHAIEPTPAMPGAREAIEAVQALGGRAIVVTAKHEPNARLHLAHLGIEPDAVIGWLWAEAKAGALREYGAQVYVGDHVGDVRGARTAGALSVAVPTGPCPEPELRAAGADVVLPDLTALPDWLTQYVAGQAA, encoded by the coding sequence ATGGCCGGTATGAACCTCACCGTCGGCTTCGACCTCGACATGACCCTCATCGATTCGCGCCCGGGCATCAAGGCCGCGTATCTCGCCCTGTCGGCCGAGACGGGTACGTACATCGACGCCGACGAGGCGGTCACGCGCCTCGGTCCGCCGCTGGACCAGGAGCTCGCGTACTGGTTCCCGGAGGCCGAGATCCCGGCCATGGCGGACCGCTACCGGGAGATCTACCCCACGCACGCCATCGAGCCGACCCCGGCGATGCCCGGCGCCCGCGAGGCGATCGAGGCCGTCCAGGCGCTCGGCGGCCGCGCGATCGTCGTCACCGCCAAGCACGAGCCCAACGCCCGCCTGCACCTGGCGCACCTCGGCATCGAGCCCGACGCCGTCATCGGCTGGCTGTGGGCGGAGGCCAAGGCCGGTGCGCTGCGCGAGTACGGGGCGCAGGTCTACGTCGGCGACCACGTGGGCGACGTACGCGGGGCCCGTACGGCCGGCGCGCTGTCGGTGGCGGTGCCGACCGGTCCGTGCCCGGAGCCGGAACTGCGGGCGGCGGGCGCCGACGTGGTGCTCCCGGACCTGACCGCGCTGCCGGACTGGCTCACGCAGTACGTGGCCGGGCAGGCGGCCTAG
- a CDS encoding iron ABC transporter permease translates to MSAPALRRALTTRRTGWTAAAFAALICAVLLSLAVGARPVPLSEVWDALFRGATGPDAEVVRTLRVPRTLVALMVGAGLALAGTALQGITRNPIADPGILGISQGAGVAVVCAIAFAGVHTLGGYVWFAFAGAAAASVAVYAVASGGRGGATPVKLALGGAAINALLVSVTTAVLTTKARALDEFRFWQVGSVAGRDLEVVHQIWPFLLIGAVLVLSVARGLDALALGEDVAQGLGQNVAAVRIVGGLGATVLTGAAVAAAGPIAFIGLAVPHIARAVVGGDHRWVLPMALLIGPVMLLVADVIGRVVVPPGEVPAGVMTALIGVPFLVTLVRRKAVAA, encoded by the coding sequence ATGTCTGCCCCCGCCCTCCGACGTGCCCTGACGACCCGTCGTACCGGGTGGACGGCAGCCGCTTTCGCCGCGCTGATATGCGCGGTGCTCCTCTCCCTCGCAGTCGGCGCGCGCCCCGTGCCGCTCTCCGAGGTCTGGGACGCCCTCTTCCGCGGCGCGACCGGCCCCGACGCCGAGGTGGTGCGGACCCTGCGGGTGCCCCGCACGCTCGTCGCCCTGATGGTGGGGGCGGGCCTGGCCCTCGCCGGGACCGCCCTCCAGGGCATCACCCGCAACCCGATCGCCGACCCCGGCATCCTCGGCATCAGCCAGGGCGCCGGGGTCGCGGTCGTCTGCGCCATCGCCTTCGCCGGGGTGCACACCCTGGGCGGCTACGTGTGGTTCGCCTTCGCCGGGGCGGCCGCCGCCTCCGTCGCCGTGTACGCCGTCGCCTCCGGCGGGCGCGGCGGCGCGACCCCCGTGAAGCTGGCGCTGGGCGGGGCCGCGATCAACGCCCTGCTGGTGTCGGTCACCACGGCGGTGCTGACGACGAAGGCCCGGGCGCTGGACGAGTTCCGCTTCTGGCAGGTCGGCTCGGTGGCCGGCCGGGACCTGGAGGTCGTCCACCAGATCTGGCCCTTCCTGCTGATCGGCGCCGTGCTGGTGCTCTCCGTGGCCCGCGGGCTCGACGCCCTCGCGCTCGGCGAGGACGTGGCCCAGGGGCTCGGCCAGAACGTGGCCGCCGTACGGATCGTCGGCGGGCTCGGGGCCACCGTGCTGACCGGCGCCGCCGTCGCGGCGGCCGGGCCGATCGCCTTCATCGGCCTCGCGGTCCCGCACATCGCGCGGGCCGTCGTGGGCGGCGACCACCGCTGGGTGCTGCCGATGGCCCTGCTGATCGGGCCGGTGATGCTGCTGGTCGCGGATGTGATCGGGCGGGTCGTGGTGCCGCCCGGCGAGGTCCCGGCCGGGGTGATGACGGCCCTGATCGGGGTGCCGTTCCTGGTCACGCTGGTCCGCCGGAAGGCGGTCGCCGCATGA
- a CDS encoding iron chelate uptake ABC transporter family permease subunit codes for MSAPSSSAPAGTSSASASAPAGTSSASAVPYGYRLLRAGGRGSFLLHRRAALVALALAVLLAGVCVAYLSLGESTVAPGEVVKVLLGQPSPEELVVGTLRLPRLTAGLLVGLAFGVAGALIQTVARNPLASPDIIGISQGASAVTVAALTFGLTSYAVLPYLSVLGGVLAAVLVYVFAWRGGLHATRFVLIGIGFAIALKSVTTLLMTKGDYLVAQQAQIWMTGSLNGRGWDVAAPLAWVLLLLLPGVLWAARAQRTISLDDDTATALGVRLGRVRLGLIALGVVLASVATGAAGPVDFVALLAPQIARRMTRTAQIPLLCSALTGAVIVVSADLLARRLLSPTELPVGVLTAAVGAPYLIWLLVRSRTGGKS; via the coding sequence ATGAGCGCCCCTTCCTCGTCGGCCCCGGCAGGGACCTCCTCCGCGTCCGCGTCCGCCCCGGCAGGGACCTCCTCCGCCTCCGCCGTGCCCTACGGCTACCGGCTCCTGCGGGCCGGCGGCCGGGGCTCCTTCCTGCTGCACCGCCGGGCGGCGCTCGTGGCACTGGCCCTCGCCGTCCTGCTGGCCGGGGTCTGCGTCGCGTACCTGTCCCTCGGCGAATCCACCGTCGCACCCGGCGAGGTCGTCAAGGTGCTCCTCGGGCAGCCCTCGCCGGAGGAGCTGGTCGTCGGCACGCTGCGGCTGCCCCGGCTGACGGCCGGACTGCTCGTCGGCCTCGCCTTCGGGGTCGCGGGCGCGCTGATCCAGACCGTGGCCCGCAATCCGCTGGCCTCCCCCGACATCATCGGGATCAGCCAGGGTGCCAGTGCGGTCACGGTGGCCGCGCTGACCTTCGGACTGACCTCGTACGCCGTACTGCCCTACCTGTCCGTGCTCGGCGGTGTCCTCGCGGCCGTGCTGGTCTACGTCTTCGCGTGGCGCGGCGGTCTGCACGCGACCCGGTTCGTCCTCATCGGCATCGGCTTCGCCATCGCGCTGAAGTCGGTGACGACCCTGCTGATGACCAAGGGCGACTACCTCGTCGCGCAGCAGGCGCAGATCTGGATGACCGGATCCCTCAACGGCCGCGGCTGGGACGTGGCCGCACCCCTGGCGTGGGTGCTGCTGCTCCTGCTGCCCGGCGTGCTGTGGGCGGCGCGGGCGCAGCGCACGATCTCCCTCGACGACGACACGGCCACCGCGCTCGGCGTCCGCCTGGGCCGGGTCCGGCTCGGGCTCATCGCCCTCGGCGTCGTCCTGGCGTCGGTGGCCACGGGAGCCGCCGGGCCGGTGGACTTCGTGGCGCTGCTCGCACCGCAGATCGCGCGGCGCATGACGCGGACCGCGCAGATCCCGCTGCTGTGCTCGGCCCTGACGGGCGCGGTGATCGTGGTGTCCGCCGATCTCCTCGCGCGCAGGCTGCTGTCGCCGACCGAACTCCCCGTGGGCGTGCTGACCGCCGCCGTCGGGGCCCCGTACCTGATCTGGCTGCTCGTCCGCAGCCGTACCGGAGGCAAGTCTTGA
- a CDS encoding ABC transporter ATP-binding protein, translating into MSAESRLSASALTLAYEDRVVVEGLDLAVPDGKVTVIVGPNACGKSTTLRALGRLLKPRSGAVLLDGAALSSLPTRQIARAIGLLPQSPVAPEAITVADLVARGRQPHQHWWQQWSQADERAVVDAMARTSVSDLADRPVDALSGGQRQRVWIAMALAQDTDLLLLDEPTTFLDIAHQVEVLDLVRRLNHERGRTVVAVLHDVNQAARYADHLVAMKAGRVVAEGPPSAVVTADLVREVFGLESIVIPDPVTGSPLVVPTAPWSSPAA; encoded by the coding sequence TTGAGCGCCGAGAGCCGGCTTTCCGCGAGCGCGCTGACGCTCGCCTACGAGGACCGCGTGGTCGTGGAGGGCCTCGACCTCGCCGTCCCCGACGGCAAGGTGACGGTGATCGTCGGCCCGAACGCGTGCGGCAAGTCCACCACGCTGCGGGCGCTGGGCCGGCTGCTGAAGCCGAGGTCCGGCGCGGTGCTGCTGGACGGGGCGGCGCTGTCCTCGCTGCCCACCCGGCAGATAGCCCGGGCCATCGGGCTGCTCCCGCAGTCCCCGGTGGCCCCGGAGGCGATCACGGTGGCGGACCTGGTGGCGCGCGGACGCCAGCCGCACCAGCACTGGTGGCAGCAGTGGTCGCAGGCCGACGAACGGGCCGTGGTCGACGCGATGGCCCGCACCTCGGTGTCGGACCTCGCGGACCGCCCGGTGGACGCGCTGTCGGGCGGGCAGCGCCAGCGCGTCTGGATCGCAATGGCGCTGGCCCAGGACACGGACCTGCTGCTGCTGGACGAGCCGACGACCTTCCTGGACATCGCCCACCAGGTGGAGGTCCTGGACCTGGTCCGGCGGCTCAACCACGAACGCGGCCGCACGGTCGTCGCCGTCCTCCACGACGTGAACCAGGCGGCCCGTTACGCGGACCACCTGGTGGCGATGAAGGCGGGCCGCGTCGTCGCCGAGGGGCCCCCGTCGGCGGTGGTCACCGCCGACCTGGTCCGCGAGGTCTTCGGTCTCGAATCGATCGTCATACCCGACCCGGTCACCGGCTCCCCGCTGGTCGTCCCGACCGCGCCCTGGTCCTCCCCGGCGGCCTGA